From Flavobacterium sp. 102, a single genomic window includes:
- a CDS encoding DUF2116 family Zn-ribbon domain-containing protein, whose product MHKNCLECGEKIVGREDKKFCSDGCRNAYNNKINKDSTNYMRNINNKLRKNYRILSELNVEGKTKTTKTKLLTKGFDFDYLTNILSTKTGNTYHFVYDQGYMVLDNDFYVLVKKDI is encoded by the coding sequence ATGCATAAAAACTGTTTAGAATGTGGCGAAAAGATTGTCGGTCGCGAGGACAAAAAGTTCTGTAGTGATGGCTGTCGCAATGCTTACAACAACAAAATCAACAAGGACAGCACCAATTATATGCGAAACATTAACAACAAGTTGCGCAAAAATTATCGTATCCTTTCGGAGCTGAATGTGGAAGGCAAGACGAAAACAACAAAAACCAAACTACTTACCAAAGGGTTCGACTTTGATTATCTGACCAATATTTTGAGCACAAAAACCGGAAACACTTACCATTTTGTTTATGACCAAGGTTATATGGTTTTGGACAATGATTTTTATGTGTTAGTTAAAAAAGATATTTAG
- a CDS encoding bifunctional GNAT family N-acetyltransferase/carbon-nitrogen hydrolase family protein, with protein sequence MQTEINKVELRNLRIEDYKELKKSMMEAYSELENAYWKEHHINKLLTIFPEGQLVILVDGKVVGSALSLIVNEDTANSTHNYADITGNYTFSTHDPLGDVLYGIDVFIHPKYRGLRLGRRLYDTRKELCEQLNLKAIMFAGRIPNYTKYSEEITPKIYIDKVRQKEIYDPVLSFQLSNDFHVIKIMRNYLEGDKSSKEFAVLLEWNNIYYDKSPKLINTRKSVIRIGLVQWQMRPLANLEALFEQSEFFIDVVSGYGSDFALFPELFIAPLMADFNHLSEADAIREIANYSEPIRKRFQEFAISYNINIITGSMPYLEDGVLYNVGFLCKRDGTFEMYTKIHITPNEVQYWGMKGGSEIKTFDTDCGKIGIMICYDVEFPELSRLMSDQGMEILFVPFLTDTQNGYTRVKLCAQARAIENECYVAIAGCVGNLPKVNNMDIQYAQTAVFTPSDFAFPSNGIKAEATPNTEMTLIVDVDLDLLKKLHEHGSVRILKDRRHDLYQIKKLK encoded by the coding sequence ATGCAAACTGAAATAAACAAAGTTGAACTGCGAAATTTACGCATCGAAGATTACAAAGAATTAAAAAAATCAATGATGGAAGCCTATAGCGAGTTGGAAAACGCCTATTGGAAAGAACATCATATCAACAAACTTTTGACTATTTTCCCCGAAGGGCAATTAGTGATTTTAGTTGATGGCAAAGTGGTAGGTTCTGCGCTTTCATTAATTGTAAATGAAGACACGGCCAACAGCACACACAATTATGCTGACATTACTGGGAACTATACTTTTTCAACGCACGATCCTTTGGGTGATGTATTGTATGGTATTGATGTTTTCATTCATCCAAAATACAGAGGTTTACGCCTCGGTCGTCGTTTATATGATACCCGAAAAGAGTTATGCGAACAATTGAACCTAAAAGCCATTATGTTTGCAGGCCGAATTCCCAATTACACTAAATATTCCGAAGAGATTACGCCAAAAATATATATCGATAAAGTACGCCAAAAAGAAATTTATGATCCCGTACTTTCCTTTCAACTGAGCAATGATTTTCACGTAATCAAAATCATGCGAAATTATCTCGAAGGAGATAAAAGCTCAAAGGAATTTGCCGTTTTACTCGAATGGAACAATATCTATTATGATAAAAGTCCCAAACTAATCAACACCAGAAAAAGTGTTATTCGGATTGGTTTAGTACAATGGCAAATGCGTCCGCTAGCCAATTTGGAAGCACTTTTCGAACAATCTGAATTTTTTATAGACGTTGTTTCTGGTTACGGAAGTGATTTTGCACTTTTCCCGGAGCTCTTCATCGCACCTTTGATGGCCGATTTCAATCATTTATCGGAAGCAGATGCTATCCGAGAAATTGCCAATTACAGTGAGCCGATTCGCAAAAGATTTCAAGAATTCGCCATTTCATACAACATCAACATCATTACAGGAAGCATGCCTTATTTAGAAGATGGCGTTTTGTACAATGTTGGATTTTTGTGCAAAAGAGACGGAACATTTGAAATGTACACTAAAATTCACATCACGCCAAACGAAGTGCAATACTGGGGAATGAAAGGCGGATCCGAAATCAAAACCTTTGATACCGATTGCGGAAAAATTGGAATTATGATTTGTTATGATGTTGAATTTCCTGAATTATCCCGATTAATGTCAGACCAAGGCATGGAAATTTTATTTGTTCCGTTCCTAACCGATACCCAAAACGGCTATACTCGTGTAAAACTTTGCGCACAAGCCCGAGCCATCGAAAATGAATGTTATGTAGCGATAGCGGGATGCGTTGGGAATTTACCCAAAGTAAACAACATGGACATCCAATATGCGCAAACAGCCGTTTTTACACCTTCTGATTTTGCTTTTCCAAGTAATGGAATAAAAGCAGAAGCCACGCCAAATACCGAAATGACTTTGATTGTGGATGTTGATTTGGATTTGCTGAAAAAACTCCATGAACACGGAAGTGTCCGAATTCTAAAAGACAGAAGACACGATTTATATCAGATTAAAAAATTGAAATAA
- a CDS encoding single-stranded DNA-binding protein gives MNAMKNRVQLIGHVGQEPEVKTFDGGKKVANITIATNDYYTNDKGEKVENTEWHKVVAWGKTAEIIEKYVTKGKEIAIEGKLTHRSYDDKDGTKRYVSEVVVNDILLLGK, from the coding sequence ATGAATGCAATGAAAAACAGAGTACAGTTAATTGGTCACGTAGGACAAGAACCGGAAGTAAAAACTTTTGACGGAGGAAAAAAAGTAGCTAATATTACTATCGCCACGAATGATTATTACACCAACGACAAAGGTGAAAAAGTAGAAAATACCGAATGGCACAAAGTAGTTGCTTGGGGCAAAACTGCCGAAATCATTGAGAAGTATGTAACCAAAGGCAAAGAAATTGCTATTGAAGGTAAATTAACCCACAGGAGTTATGACGACAAAGACGGTACCAAACGTTATGTTAGCGAAGTGGTTGTAAATGACATTTTGTTGTTAGGTAAATAA
- a CDS encoding ferritin, which yields MLQANIENALNNQIRIEAESSQIYLSMACWAEVQGLEGVAQFMYGQSDEERQHMLKLVKYVNERGSHATITELKAPKTKFGTFKEMFEELYQHELFVSNSINELVHITLGEKDYATHNFLQWYVAEQIEEEAQAKTILDKINLIGEDRGGLYLFDRDIQQLVVTSSVSLNTKP from the coding sequence ATGTTACAAGCTAATATCGAAAACGCACTTAACAATCAAATACGCATTGAAGCGGAATCATCACAAATTTATTTGTCTATGGCTTGTTGGGCTGAAGTACAAGGACTTGAAGGTGTTGCTCAATTCATGTACGGTCAATCTGACGAAGAACGCCAACACATGTTAAAGCTCGTTAAATATGTTAACGAAAGAGGATCGCATGCTACCATCACGGAACTAAAAGCCCCAAAAACAAAGTTCGGGACATTCAAAGAAATGTTTGAAGAATTGTACCAACACGAATTGTTTGTTTCAAATTCAATTAACGAATTGGTCCATATCACTTTAGGCGAAAAAGATTATGCTACTCACAATTTCTTGCAATGGTACGTAGCTGAGCAAATAGAAGAAGAAGCACAAGCCAAAACCATTTTAGACAAAATCAATTTAATTGGTGAAGACCGCGGTGGTTTATACTTATTTGACCGTGATATTCAGCAATTGGTTGTAACCAGCTCTGTTTCTTTGAACACAAAACCGTAA
- a CDS encoding chloramphenicol acetyltransferase, whose protein sequence is MKHKLELETWNRKEHFLFFKQMEEPFFGITTRVDCSNAYTNAKKLGVSFFTYYLHKTLIGVNAVENFRYRIIDNEVYVFDRIDASATILREDKTFGFSLMEYDKNLNEFAKITKKEIERIQNTIGLITRDFEDNLIHFSAVPWIDFTSYSHARSFTWPDSCPKVSFGKMVEENGKKTMAIAVHVHHGLADGYHVGQFLTLLQELLNE, encoded by the coding sequence ATGAAGCACAAACTTGAACTAGAGACTTGGAATCGAAAAGAGCATTTTCTATTCTTTAAACAAATGGAAGAACCTTTTTTTGGTATCACCACTAGAGTGGATTGTTCCAATGCTTATACGAATGCTAAGAAATTAGGTGTTTCATTTTTCACCTATTATTTGCATAAAACATTAATTGGAGTCAATGCTGTAGAAAATTTCCGTTACCGAATTATTGATAATGAAGTGTATGTTTTTGACAGAATTGATGCTTCAGCTACCATTTTACGCGAAGACAAAACTTTTGGTTTTTCCTTAATGGAATATGACAAAAACTTAAATGAATTTGCCAAAATCACCAAAAAAGAAATTGAGCGAATTCAAAACACAATCGGATTAATCACACGTGATTTTGAAGACAATTTAATTCACTTTTCTGCTGTACCTTGGATTGATTTTACTTCTTATTCACATGCTAGAAGTTTCACTTGGCCTGACAGTTGTCCGAAAGTTTCTTTTGGCAAAATGGTCGAAGAAAACGGCAAAAAAACCATGGCTATTGCAGTTCACGTGCATCACGGATTAGCCGATGGCTATCATGTTGGGCAATTTTTAACTTTACTTCAAGAGTTGTTAAACGAATAA
- a CDS encoding HAD family hydrolase gives MNLKVIAFDADDTLFVNEPYFQETEEKFCALMSDYLSHQGLSQELFKTEIANLELYGYGIKGYILSMIEAAMKISNNTISIETIEKITEYGKELLQKPIELLDGVEETLAALNGKYKLVVATKGDLLDQRRKLHNSGLGHYFHHIEVMSDKKEKDYEDLLKRLEIKADEFFMIGNSLKSDVLPVLGIGGYAVHIPFHTTWEHEKISHKVEHPNFTALEKITEVLPILLK, from the coding sequence ATGAACCTAAAAGTAATCGCTTTCGACGCCGATGACACTTTGTTTGTCAACGAACCGTATTTTCAAGAAACGGAAGAGAAATTCTGTGCTTTGATGAGCGATTATTTGTCGCATCAAGGTTTGTCACAGGAATTGTTTAAAACCGAAATCGCCAATTTAGAATTATACGGTTACGGAATCAAAGGCTATATCCTTTCGATGATTGAAGCCGCGATGAAAATTTCGAACAATACCATTTCGATCGAAACTATTGAAAAGATTACGGAATACGGTAAAGAATTGCTTCAAAAACCTATCGAATTATTGGATGGTGTAGAAGAAACTTTGGCGGCTTTAAACGGAAAATACAAATTAGTTGTGGCAACCAAAGGCGATTTATTGGACCAACGGAGAAAATTACACAACTCCGGTTTAGGCCATTATTTTCACCATATCGAAGTGATGTCGGATAAAAAAGAAAAAGATTATGAAGATTTGTTAAAGCGTTTGGAAATCAAAGCAGATGAGTTTTTTATGATTGGCAATTCTCTTAAATCAGATGTTTTACCAGTGTTAGGCATTGGCGGTTATGCGGTGCATATTCCGTTTCACACGACTTGGGAACATGAAAAAATCAGCCACAAAGTAGAACATCCTAACTTTACCGCTTTGGAAAAAATTACTGAGGTTTTGCCAATTTTATTAAAATAA
- the metG gene encoding methionine--tRNA ligase: MLENPKRYTITAALPYTNGPIHIGHLAGVYVPSDIYARYLRLQGKDVAFICGSDEHGVAISMKAKKEGITPQQVIDKYDGIIRQSFIDFGISFDNYSRTSSKIHHDTASEFFRKLYDNGDFIEEVTEQLYDAKADQFLADRFVTGTCPKCENPEAYGDQCERCGSTLNATDLINPKSTITGETPILKSTKHWFLPLDRYDDFLKEWILVGHAKDWKTNVLGQVKSWLDDGLKPRAVTRDLDWGIDVPVEGAEGKKLYVWFDAPIGYISSTKEWAAREGKNWEDYWKKDDTKLVHFIGKDNIVFHCIIFPAMLKAEGSFILPDNVPANEFLNLEGNKLSTSKNWAVWLHEYLIDFPEKQDVLRYALTANAPETKDNDFTWKDFQARNNNELAAIFGNFINRVVVLTNKYYTGIVPSPNEFSDVDEQTLAELKAYPAVISSSIERYRFREAQGELMNVARLGNKYLADEEPWKMVKTNPERVQTQMYVALQIAAALQVLAEPFLPFTSNKLSKILKLESLSWNSVAETSELIQAGHQIGEAEILFAQIEDAEIQKQIDKLEATKKANVMENQVTEPQKPTTTFEDFSKLDLRVGTILEAEKMPKANKLLVLKVDTGIDVRTIVSGIAEHFSPEEVVGKRVTVLVNLAPRALRGVESQGMILMTNNAEGKLVFVNPDADGVDNGALIS; encoded by the coding sequence ATGTTAGAAAATCCAAAAAGATATACCATTACGGCCGCTTTGCCTTATACTAATGGACCAATTCACATCGGTCATTTGGCCGGAGTTTATGTGCCTTCAGACATTTACGCGCGCTATTTAAGATTACAAGGAAAAGATGTGGCTTTTATTTGCGGAAGCGACGAACACGGCGTTGCCATTTCGATGAAAGCGAAAAAGGAAGGCATCACGCCACAGCAGGTAATCGACAAATACGACGGCATTATTCGTCAGTCTTTTATTGATTTCGGAATTTCATTTGACAATTATTCGAGAACGTCTTCTAAAATTCACCACGATACTGCGTCTGAATTTTTCAGAAAACTATACGACAATGGTGACTTCATCGAAGAAGTAACCGAGCAATTATATGATGCCAAAGCGGACCAATTTTTAGCCGACCGTTTCGTAACCGGAACCTGTCCGAAATGTGAAAATCCGGAAGCTTATGGCGACCAATGTGAACGTTGTGGCTCGACTTTAAACGCAACAGATTTAATCAATCCGAAATCAACCATCACAGGAGAAACACCGATTTTGAAATCGACCAAACACTGGTTTTTACCTTTGGATCGTTATGATGATTTCTTAAAAGAATGGATTTTGGTTGGACACGCCAAAGATTGGAAAACCAATGTTCTCGGACAAGTGAAATCTTGGTTAGACGATGGCTTAAAACCTCGTGCCGTAACGCGTGACTTAGATTGGGGAATCGATGTTCCTGTTGAAGGCGCAGAAGGCAAAAAACTATACGTTTGGTTTGATGCACCAATTGGTTATATTTCTTCAACCAAAGAATGGGCAGCGCGCGAAGGCAAAAACTGGGAAGATTATTGGAAAAAAGATGACACTAAATTGGTTCATTTCATCGGAAAAGATAATATCGTTTTCCATTGTATCATTTTTCCGGCGATGTTGAAAGCCGAAGGCAGTTTTATTTTACCTGATAATGTTCCTGCGAATGAGTTCTTGAATTTAGAAGGCAATAAATTATCAACTTCTAAAAACTGGGCGGTTTGGTTGCATGAATACTTAATCGATTTCCCTGAAAAGCAAGATGTTTTGCGTTATGCTTTAACGGCAAACGCACCGGAAACCAAAGACAACGACTTTACCTGGAAAGATTTTCAGGCGAGAAATAACAACGAACTGGCAGCGATTTTTGGCAACTTCATCAATCGTGTAGTCGTTTTAACCAATAAATATTACACCGGCATTGTTCCTTCGCCAAACGAATTTAGTGATGTTGACGAACAAACTTTAGCCGAATTAAAAGCCTATCCTGCGGTGATTTCGAGTTCGATTGAGCGTTACCGTTTTAGAGAAGCACAAGGCGAATTGATGAATGTCGCTCGTCTCGGAAATAAATATTTAGCCGACGAAGAACCTTGGAAAATGGTTAAAACCAATCCGGAACGCGTGCAAACCCAAATGTATGTGGCGTTGCAAATTGCGGCGGCTTTACAAGTTTTGGCTGAACCATTTTTACCTTTTACGTCAAATAAATTATCGAAGATTTTAAAATTGGAAAGCTTGAGCTGGAATTCGGTTGCAGAAACTTCCGAATTAATTCAGGCCGGACATCAAATTGGCGAAGCCGAAATATTATTTGCCCAAATTGAAGATGCCGAAATCCAAAAACAAATAGACAAACTCGAAGCGACTAAAAAAGCGAATGTTATGGAAAACCAAGTAACAGAACCACAAAAACCAACGACAACCTTTGAAGATTTCTCCAAATTAGATTTGCGTGTCGGAACGATTTTGGAAGCTGAAAAAATGCCGAAAGCCAATAAACTTTTGGTACTAAAAGTCGATACCGGAATTGATGTTCGCACTATAGTTTCAGGAATTGCAGAACATTTTTCGCCAGAAGAAGTCGTGGGAAAACGCGTTACGGTTTTAGTGAATTTGGCACCAAGAGCGTTGCGCGGCGTGGAAAGTCAGGGCATGATTTTGATGACAAATAACGCTGAAGGCAAATTGGTTTTTGTCAATCCTGATGCTGATGGTGTGGATAATGGCGCTTTGATTAGTTAA
- a CDS encoding LD-carboxypeptidase, with translation MITPPYLQKGDTIAIVSTARKNIDDNLKPTIDMLEGWGLKVKIGNTIGLDYYQLAGTDEQRTADFQAQMDNPNIKAIWCVRGGYGTVKIIDQLDFTKFKQHPKWIIGFSDVTVLHSHLNRMGIESLHAIMPVSVARATDEAKNSLCTALFGEKLQYTLDCDALNHLGKAKGELVGGNLSILYSLLGSESAIDCNDKILFIEDLDEYLYHIDRMMMNLKRNGCLSSLKGIIVGGMTDMKDNEIPWGRNALEIIEDKVKGLNIPIIYNFPAGHIRDNRALIFGRQVSMEVTAQTSKVIFE, from the coding sequence ATGATTACACCACCATATCTCCAAAAAGGCGACACGATTGCCATCGTTTCTACAGCGCGAAAAAACATTGATGACAACCTAAAACCGACGATTGATATGCTTGAAGGTTGGGGTTTGAAAGTCAAAATCGGGAACACCATTGGTTTGGATTATTACCAGTTGGCCGGAACTGACGAACAACGAACGGCAGATTTTCAAGCACAAATGGACAATCCGAATATCAAAGCGATTTGGTGTGTTCGCGGCGGTTATGGCACCGTGAAAATCATTGATCAGTTAGACTTTACTAAGTTCAAGCAACACCCAAAATGGATTATCGGTTTTAGTGACGTTACCGTTTTACACAGTCATTTGAACCGAATGGGAATTGAATCTTTGCATGCGATTATGCCGGTGAGCGTGGCGCGAGCGACTGATGAAGCAAAAAACTCACTTTGTACCGCATTGTTTGGCGAAAAATTACAATACACTTTAGATTGCGACGCTTTGAATCATTTGGGCAAAGCCAAAGGCGAATTGGTTGGTGGAAATCTTTCAATTTTGTACAGTTTGTTAGGCTCTGAATCCGCGATTGATTGTAACGATAAAATTCTTTTCATTGAAGATTTAGACGAATATTTATACCATATCGACCGAATGATGATGAACCTAAAACGAAACGGATGTTTGAGCAGTTTGAAAGGAATCATTGTTGGTGGCATGACCGACATGAAAGACAACGAAATTCCATGGGGAAGAAACGCTTTGGAAATTATTGAAGACAAGGTAAAAGGATTAAATATTCCTATCATTTATAACTTTCCGGCCGGACATATCAGAGACAATCGTGCGCTAATTTTTGGCAGACAAGTTTCGATGGAAGTTACGGCGCAAACAAGTAAAGTAATTTTTGAATAG
- a CDS encoding YraN family protein → MAEHNQLGKFGEELAVAFLQKKGYSILETNWTFQKAEIDIIAQKEGILAVVEVKTRSSIEFGLPQDFVKPKKIQLLIKAVNEYVTSNDLDVAVRFDIIAIFKENSDYKIEHIEDAFYHF, encoded by the coding sequence ATGGCAGAACACAATCAACTAGGAAAATTTGGGGAAGAATTGGCGGTAGCATTTCTACAAAAGAAAGGCTATTCCATTTTGGAAACCAATTGGACTTTTCAAAAAGCCGAGATTGATATCATTGCCCAAAAGGAAGGTATTTTAGCCGTTGTTGAGGTAAAAACGCGTTCTTCCATTGAGTTTGGCTTGCCACAAGATTTTGTTAAACCTAAGAAAATCCAATTGTTGATTAAAGCCGTAAATGAATATGTAACGTCTAATGATTTAGATGTTGCTGTACGGTTTGATATTATTGCCATTTTTAAAGAAAACAGCGATTATAAAATTGAGCATATTGAAGATGCTTTTTATCATTTCTAG
- a CDS encoding M12 family metallo-peptidase — MKKVLLFAAFLISVSIIAQSKVAEKVTNLQKSNTDFKRVSVLSTTQNTINAEVNKVVEGATLAALDLTKVNEVVNNRYNTIELEIPYQNQTISVLLYQSNPLAEGFHVDTDKGKNIPYEKGVYYRGIINGNTNSVSAFNFFNGEFNGIISSSELGNLVIGKLDKPNNQTEYIVYSDAKMKVLNQFGCNTKEEGVTVNTNNETNRDVNTEKCVTFYYEVDYNLYLNNGSNVTTTTNWMTSVSNNVQTLFEFDGISTALKSIFVWTETDPYNGISTSSGDYLSSFRSTRTVFDGDVGHLIGVDPGSLGGVAYLNTLCTQSNYAYSDVNFAYLTVPTYSWTVQVITHEFGHSLGSPHTHRCSWNGNNTAIDGCGQQAGFTEGSCPQGPIPVPEEKGTIMSYCHLISGVGISFNNGFGPQPAELLVNNIDSKACLSVDCINTCINTITDITITNITTDSALITWNDIGSNSSWQISVTSTLAAPVWNTVDTNSYSVSGLNVNSYYRVRIRPLCDNVTPTSREKIFATKSPDYCNNVLFTDSGGASGNYLNFESWTRTLTPSNPGLKLRVTFSSFNIEQNWDYLYIYNGPDDTYPDLTLGGLTGSALPNPFNSTASDGSLTFKFYSDEGTVASGWNATVTCTGTLGEVDADFIDYSYYPNPTNGNVTINSKDPISEVLVYNVQGQLLFNQKMNEMTTNVDMSSFANGTYFFKLKINGVEANFKILKM; from the coding sequence ATGAAAAAAGTTTTACTGTTTGCTGCATTTTTGATCTCTGTTTCAATTATTGCACAAAGTAAAGTAGCGGAAAAAGTAACCAACTTACAAAAATCAAATACTGATTTTAAGAGAGTTTCTGTTTTGTCGACTACTCAAAATACCATCAACGCTGAGGTCAACAAAGTGGTTGAAGGTGCTACATTGGCCGCTTTAGATTTGACGAAAGTCAATGAAGTTGTCAACAATAGATACAATACCATTGAATTAGAAATTCCCTACCAAAACCAAACCATTTCTGTTTTGTTATACCAATCTAATCCGTTGGCGGAAGGGTTTCATGTAGATACTGATAAAGGTAAAAACATTCCATACGAAAAAGGCGTTTATTACCGCGGAATTATAAACGGGAATACCAATTCAGTTTCGGCATTTAATTTCTTTAACGGAGAGTTTAACGGTATAATTTCGAGCTCGGAATTAGGTAATTTAGTAATTGGAAAATTAGACAAACCTAACAATCAGACTGAATACATTGTTTATTCGGATGCTAAAATGAAGGTGTTGAATCAGTTTGGATGTAACACTAAAGAAGAAGGAGTAACTGTAAACACGAACAATGAGACCAATAGAGATGTAAACACTGAAAAATGTGTTACTTTTTATTACGAGGTAGATTACAATTTGTATTTAAATAATGGTAGCAATGTTACCACTACTACTAATTGGATGACTTCTGTATCGAATAATGTTCAAACATTATTTGAATTTGATGGAATTTCAACAGCCTTAAAATCCATTTTTGTTTGGACAGAAACAGATCCTTACAACGGAATTTCAACATCCTCCGGGGATTATTTAAGTTCGTTTCGTAGTACAAGAACAGTTTTTGATGGTGATGTGGGACATTTAATTGGTGTTGACCCGGGTTCATTAGGCGGAGTTGCTTATTTAAACACTTTATGTACACAAAGTAATTATGCCTATTCTGATGTGAATTTCGCTTATTTAACGGTGCCAACTTATTCTTGGACGGTACAAGTAATTACCCATGAATTTGGACATTCACTCGGATCACCTCATACGCACCGTTGTTCATGGAATGGAAACAATACCGCTATTGACGGTTGCGGACAACAAGCAGGATTTACGGAAGGCAGTTGTCCACAAGGTCCAATTCCGGTACCGGAAGAAAAAGGAACAATTATGAGTTATTGTCACTTAATTTCAGGAGTCGGGATTAGCTTTAACAATGGTTTTGGCCCACAACCGGCAGAATTATTGGTTAATAATATTGATAGTAAAGCCTGTTTAAGTGTAGATTGTATAAACACTTGTATCAATACCATTACTGACATAACAATAACTAATATCACTACCGATTCTGCTTTAATCACATGGAATGACATTGGATCTAATTCCAGTTGGCAAATTTCGGTTACCTCAACTTTAGCAGCTCCGGTTTGGAATACGGTTGATACAAATAGTTATAGTGTTTCAGGCTTGAATGTTAATTCATATTACAGAGTTAGAATTAGACCTTTATGTGATAATGTTACGCCTACCAGTAGGGAAAAAATATTTGCTACAAAATCACCCGATTATTGTAATAATGTTTTATTCACAGATTCAGGTGGAGCTTCCGGAAACTATTTAAACTTTGAATCTTGGACGAGAACGTTGACTCCTTCAAATCCGGGATTGAAATTACGAGTTACTTTCTCAAGCTTTAACATTGAACAAAATTGGGATTACTTGTACATTTACAATGGTCCGGATGATACCTATCCAGATTTAACATTGGGCGGATTAACCGGTTCAGCATTGCCAAATCCTTTTAATTCAACAGCATCTGATGGTTCATTGACCTTTAAGTTTTATTCGGATGAAGGAACTGTTGCCTCGGGCTGGAATGCCACCGTTACTTGTACCGGAACTTTAGGGGAAGTAGATGCAGACTTTATAGATTACAGCTATTATCCAAATCCAACCAATGGAAATGTGACCATTAATTCTAAAGATCCAATTTCTGAAGTATTGGTTTATAATGTTCAAGGCCAATTGTTATTCAATCAAAAAATGAACGAAATGACGACCAATGTTGACATGTCATCCTTTGCTAACGGAACGTATTTCTTCAAGTTGAAAATCAATGGTGTGGAAGCCAATTTCAAAATATTAAAAATGTAA